Proteins encoded together in one Terriglobus saanensis SP1PR4 window:
- the mutS gene encoding DNA mismatch repair protein MutS: MLAIGMSVETPIPAPHTQTPVMRQFFAAKQAHPDCLLFFRMGDFYELFYDDAILVARELQISLTARDREKAIPMCGVPYHAAENYLQKLLRRGYRIAMCEQLEDPKLTKTLVRRGVTRVLTPGTALDSSLAANDNTFLAALTLNTKSDAAGVAALDLSTGEFRATEFHGKSAIKEAVDELHRLAPREILLATNLRLGSAQTTLNGEEDETLPAAATKTPLEDWVFTADYALPLLQQHFRANSLDGFGLGTHASAATAAGALLHYLRATHHEDLEHLDSLGYYERATCLELDAVSVRNLELTEPLFSGESNQTTLLYTLDACRTPMGKRLLRSTLLRPSIDPMQIAARLDSVAEAHASLPKRETLRRALDGILDLERLLARIALDSAGPRDVVALCRTLSALPGVLYGAKEFSQGRWSALTQEFDTLEELCGQIGRTLVEDPPLKLGEGDAIAQNVDAEMDELRGLSRSGRESIAAIEDRERERTGISSLKVRFNSVFGYYLEITKSNLANVPADYERKQTLVNAERFTTPELKDYERKILTAQDRIAEIERRIFVDLRRTILEAAHRMRETARRVAEIDLLANFAHLAALRNWTRPVIEEDSTVLEFTEARHPVVELRLEESALGRFTPNSGFLDATNGPSLALITGPNMGGKSTYLRMAAMLAVMAQCGCFVPAASLRIGLVDRIFTRIGASDNVARGRSTFMVEMTETAAILNTATARSLILLDEMGRGTATYDGLSLAWATVEHLHNKIGARTLFATHYHELTLLHEQLTRLTNLRVACRETPTGIVFLHTVESGAADRSYGIEVAKLAGLPREVIDRARSVLKLHEKVETQQVHAQAAPAPSMQMTIFTPLSQRVVDRVRELDVDRMTPMEALQLLSELKREISE; encoded by the coding sequence ATGCTGGCCATTGGAATGTCTGTAGAAACCCCCATCCCAGCCCCCCACACGCAGACACCCGTAATGCGTCAGTTTTTCGCGGCCAAACAGGCCCACCCGGACTGCCTGCTTTTCTTTCGCATGGGCGATTTTTACGAGCTGTTTTACGATGACGCCATCCTCGTCGCTCGCGAACTGCAGATCTCCCTTACTGCTCGTGACAGGGAGAAGGCGATTCCCATGTGCGGCGTTCCGTACCATGCCGCCGAAAACTATCTGCAAAAGCTCCTCCGCCGCGGCTATCGGATCGCCATGTGCGAGCAACTCGAAGATCCCAAACTCACGAAGACCCTTGTCCGCCGCGGTGTCACCCGCGTGCTCACACCGGGAACGGCGCTCGATAGCAGCCTCGCAGCGAATGACAATACCTTTCTTGCGGCCCTGACACTCAACACGAAGTCGGATGCCGCAGGCGTTGCCGCTCTGGACCTTTCCACCGGCGAGTTCCGCGCGACGGAGTTTCACGGCAAATCAGCGATAAAAGAAGCAGTCGACGAACTCCATCGCCTCGCGCCACGCGAAATCCTGCTGGCAACGAACCTTCGTCTAGGATCGGCGCAGACGACGCTGAACGGCGAAGAAGACGAGACGCTTCCCGCTGCCGCGACCAAGACTCCGCTGGAAGACTGGGTTTTCACGGCGGATTATGCCCTGCCCCTTCTGCAACAGCATTTCCGTGCGAACTCTCTGGATGGTTTCGGACTTGGGACGCACGCCTCTGCCGCCACGGCTGCCGGTGCTCTGCTGCATTACCTCCGCGCCACGCATCATGAGGACCTGGAGCATCTGGACTCTCTCGGATACTACGAGCGCGCAACTTGCCTGGAACTGGATGCTGTCAGCGTGCGCAACCTGGAGTTGACGGAACCGTTGTTCTCAGGCGAATCGAACCAGACCACACTGCTCTACACGCTGGACGCCTGCCGCACACCCATGGGCAAACGCCTGTTACGGAGCACGCTTCTGCGGCCCAGCATCGACCCGATGCAGATCGCCGCACGGCTGGACTCTGTCGCCGAGGCCCATGCCTCCCTTCCGAAGCGCGAGACGCTGCGCCGCGCGCTGGACGGCATTCTCGATCTCGAACGCCTGCTGGCGCGCATTGCACTGGACTCCGCCGGACCTCGTGACGTGGTCGCTCTTTGCCGGACGCTCTCCGCTTTGCCCGGCGTGTTATATGGCGCGAAAGAATTTTCGCAAGGCCGCTGGTCCGCTTTGACGCAGGAGTTCGACACGCTTGAAGAACTCTGCGGACAGATCGGTCGGACCCTCGTCGAAGATCCTCCGTTGAAGTTGGGCGAAGGCGACGCGATTGCGCAGAACGTCGACGCGGAGATGGACGAGCTACGCGGACTCTCGCGCAGTGGACGCGAATCCATCGCGGCCATCGAAGATCGGGAGCGCGAACGCACCGGCATCAGCTCGCTCAAGGTGCGCTTCAACTCCGTCTTCGGTTATTACCTCGAAATCACGAAATCGAATCTCGCCAATGTGCCCGCCGACTACGAGCGTAAGCAGACTCTCGTCAACGCGGAGCGATTCACAACGCCCGAACTCAAGGACTACGAACGCAAGATTCTTACCGCGCAGGATCGCATCGCAGAGATCGAGCGTCGCATCTTCGTAGACCTTCGGCGAACTATCCTCGAAGCAGCTCACCGCATGCGTGAGACAGCGCGGCGTGTTGCCGAGATCGACCTTCTTGCGAACTTCGCGCATTTGGCAGCGCTGCGCAACTGGACGCGTCCGGTCATTGAGGAGGATTCGACCGTTCTGGAATTTACCGAAGCGCGTCATCCTGTAGTCGAGCTTCGTCTGGAAGAGTCTGCCCTGGGCCGCTTCACGCCAAACTCGGGCTTTCTTGATGCGACCAACGGCCCATCGCTCGCGCTCATCACCGGACCGAATATGGGTGGTAAAAGCACGTATCTACGCATGGCCGCGATGCTCGCCGTCATGGCGCAATGCGGCTGCTTCGTCCCTGCCGCCTCTCTTCGGATCGGTCTCGTAGACCGCATCTTTACCCGCATCGGTGCGAGCGATAACGTCGCCCGTGGCCGCTCTACCTTCATGGTGGAGATGACCGAGACTGCCGCGATTCTCAACACGGCAACGGCGCGTTCGCTCATCCTCCTCGACGAGATGGGGCGTGGCACGGCGACGTATGACGGCCTCTCGCTGGCGTGGGCCACCGTGGAACATCTGCACAACAAGATCGGTGCGCGCACCCTCTTTGCCACGCACTATCACGAACTCACGTTGCTTCATGAACAGCTCACGCGTCTCACGAACCTTCGCGTCGCCTGCCGCGAGACGCCCACTGGCATTGTCTTTCTCCACACGGTAGAGAGCGGTGCGGCTGACCGCAGCTACGGTATTGAAGTGGCGAAGCTCGCGGGCCTTCCTCGCGAAGTGATCGACCGCGCGCGCTCCGTCCTCAAACTGCATGAGAAGGTCGAGACACAACAGGTGCATGCACAGGCCGCGCCAGCACCGTCGATGCAGATGACGATCTTTACGCCGCTCTCGCAGCGCGTCGTCGATCGCGTCCGCGAGCTTGATGTCGACCGCATGACGCCGATGGAAGCGCTGCAACTTCTCTCGGAACTCAAGCGGGAGATCAGCGAATGA
- a CDS encoding glycosyltransferase, translating into MSNILVSVTPAPGHVNPLLLIAEHLSKAGHEVTFNSAEIFREKAEAVGLNFVPFLGAANLDYRLIPELLPDRAFAEPGLPQVDYDMEYFLGANIPDQYEGILDLIEKQRIDLVLTDFCFFGSFPLILGTKKRPPVVACGVAPYWMRRQEVSPFTGPDSTPEGLLRNAEHNRLVDEGLARSTASIQRILGRYGISTPIDSVLYAACALPDIFLQLTVEEFEYPIKTKPKNLRFVGPIIPKNTGKADEPEWLKRIDGSRPVIFVTQGTVANYDFNQLLGPTIAALAEENVELVVTGGGMDISGLQESPNVHLERYLPYHLVLPKADLFITNGGYNGVQQALSFGVPVIGAGITEDKPLVCARVAWSGTGIDLKTGSPTPEQIWDAVQLILGDRRYREAAKKMEKVFARHDALGTILKVVEAAIGTVHGQEPAK; encoded by the coding sequence ATGAGCAATATCCTTGTATCGGTTACGCCAGCGCCCGGTCACGTCAATCCTCTCCTTCTTATTGCAGAGCATCTCAGCAAAGCAGGACACGAGGTCACATTTAACAGCGCAGAGATCTTTCGCGAAAAGGCGGAGGCGGTGGGGCTCAATTTCGTTCCGTTCCTTGGCGCGGCAAATTTGGATTATCGCCTCATACCCGAACTATTGCCCGACAGAGCGTTCGCTGAACCAGGGCTACCCCAGGTCGACTACGACATGGAATATTTCCTCGGCGCGAACATCCCAGATCAATACGAGGGCATTCTGGATCTGATTGAAAAACAGAGAATTGATCTGGTTCTGACAGATTTTTGCTTTTTCGGCAGCTTTCCTCTGATCCTCGGGACCAAGAAGAGACCTCCCGTCGTTGCGTGTGGCGTGGCTCCATACTGGATGCGGCGGCAGGAGGTATCGCCTTTTACGGGGCCGGACAGCACCCCGGAAGGTCTGTTGCGCAATGCGGAGCACAACCGATTGGTCGACGAGGGTTTGGCGCGGTCGACAGCGTCCATCCAGCGAATCCTGGGGAGGTACGGCATATCCACCCCAATCGATTCGGTGCTCTACGCTGCTTGTGCGCTGCCCGATATTTTTCTGCAACTTACGGTGGAAGAGTTTGAGTATCCAATCAAAACCAAGCCAAAGAATCTGCGGTTTGTTGGGCCAATCATTCCAAAAAACACGGGTAAGGCGGACGAGCCTGAATGGTTGAAAAGAATAGATGGCTCCAGGCCCGTAATCTTTGTAACGCAGGGAACGGTTGCGAACTACGACTTCAATCAGCTATTGGGCCCAACCATCGCCGCTCTGGCGGAAGAAAACGTCGAGCTAGTCGTTACCGGCGGGGGCATGGATATTTCAGGCCTTCAGGAATCGCCGAATGTTCATCTCGAACGTTACCTTCCCTATCACCTTGTTTTACCGAAGGCTGACCTCTTTATCACCAACGGCGGATACAACGGCGTACAGCAGGCACTGAGCTTTGGGGTTCCGGTGATCGGGGCCGGGATTACCGAAGACAAACCGCTCGTCTGTGCTCGTGTGGCATGGTCTGGTACCGGAATTGACCTGAAGACCGGAAGTCCTACGCCGGAACAGATCTGGGATGCGGTCCAGCTTATCTTGGGCGATCGCAGATATCGCGAAGCAGCGAAGAAAATGGAAAAGGTTTTTGCCCGACATGATGCGCTGGGCACGATCTTGAAAGTGGTCGAAGCGGCCATTGGAACAGTGCATGGGCAAGAACCGGCAAAATGA
- a CDS encoding glycosyltransferase codes for MSNILVSVTPAPGHVNPLLLIAEHLSKQGHEVTFNTAEIFREKAEAAGLNFAPLGGTANFDYRLKEEFFPDRHTTEPGLPQFNYDMERVLGAQIPDQYENMQRLIQEQEIDLVLTDIGFFGSFPMILGAKARPPVVSCGILPYLMSRPEVSPFTGPDSTPEGLLRNLEHNRQLEEGLAGATASINRILRGYGISASIGVPFDAASILPDVFLEFTAEEFEYPIKDKPKNLQFVGPLVPKIAEKSEEPEWLKRIDGSKPVIFVTQGTIANYDFGQLVGPTIVALAEEDVEVIVTGGGVDVSGLQIPSNVHVERYLPYHLVLPKADLFITNGGYNGVQQALSFGVPVIGAGATEDKPFVCARVAWSGTGIDLKTGSPTSEQIKDAVRLILSDPKYRERAKKMAEDFARYDALSAVVQVAESVIESSAWRKAEKS; via the coding sequence ATGAGCAACATCCTTGTATCCGTTACGCCCGCACCCGGGCACGTCAATCCTCTCCTCCTCATTGCAGAACATCTCAGCAAACAAGGACATGAGGTCACGTTTAACACTGCTGAAATTTTTAGAGAAAAAGCCGAAGCTGCGGGGCTGAACTTTGCTCCGCTCGGCGGCACGGCGAACTTCGACTATCGCCTCAAGGAAGAATTCTTCCCCGACAGACATACAACAGAACCAGGGCTGCCGCAGTTCAACTACGATATGGAACGCGTCTTGGGCGCTCAAATCCCAGACCAGTACGAGAACATGCAACGGCTGATTCAAGAGCAGGAGATTGATCTGGTCTTGACGGATATTGGCTTCTTTGGCAGTTTTCCTATGATCCTCGGAGCGAAAGCTAGACCTCCGGTCGTTTCGTGCGGAATTTTGCCGTATCTGATGAGTCGGCCCGAAGTATCGCCATTTACCGGCCCGGATAGCACTCCGGAAGGCCTGTTGCGCAATCTGGAGCACAATCGCCAGTTGGAAGAGGGGCTGGCGGGGGCTACAGCTTCCATCAACCGAATCTTGAGGGGGTACGGCATCTCCGCTTCAATCGGTGTGCCATTCGATGCTGCCAGTATTCTTCCGGATGTTTTTCTGGAGTTTACGGCGGAAGAGTTTGAGTACCCAATCAAGGACAAACCGAAGAACCTTCAGTTTGTTGGGCCGCTCGTTCCAAAGATAGCGGAAAAGTCCGAAGAACCTGAGTGGCTGAAGAGAATCGATGGATCGAAGCCCGTTATCTTTGTGACGCAGGGAACGATCGCGAACTACGACTTTGGCCAGCTTGTCGGACCCACAATCGTTGCCCTGGCCGAGGAAGACGTAGAGGTAATCGTCACCGGCGGCGGTGTGGATGTTTCAGGTCTTCAGATCCCGTCAAATGTTCATGTGGAGCGCTATCTTCCCTATCACCTGGTGTTGCCGAAGGCCGACCTCTTTATCACCAACGGCGGATACAACGGTGTGCAGCAGGCGTTGAGCTTTGGAGTTCCGGTAATTGGAGCCGGTGCGACGGAAGATAAGCCGTTCGTCTGCGCCCGTGTGGCGTGGTCGGGTACCGGAATTGATCTGAAAACCGGAAGTCCCACATCGGAGCAGATAAAGGATGCGGTCAGGCTTATTTTGAGCGACCCTAAATATCGCGAACGAGCGAAGAAGATGGCAGAAGACTTTGCACGATACGATGCGCTGAGTGCCGTCGTCCAGGTGGCTGAATCGGTTATTGAAAGCAGTGCGTGGCGGAAGGCCGAGAAGTCTTAG
- a CDS encoding glycosyltransferase — MSRILVSVTPAPGHVNPLLLIAEHLSKQGHEVIFNSAEIFREKAEAAGLNFVSLNGKANFDYRLLLEIFPDRATKEPGLPQLNYDIEQVFVATIPDQYEGVQKLIEELDVDLVLTDLCFMGSFPLILGTSPRPPIVGCGIIPYWMRRPEVSPFTGPDSTPEGMLRNLEHNRQFEEGLAGSTAALNQLLRGYGISTSIDLALDASCMLPDVFLQFTAEEFEYPIKDKPKNLQFVGPLVPKPTDREEPEWLKRIDGSKPVIFVTQGTIANYDFGQLVGPTIAALAEENVEVIVTGGGVDITGLEVPPNVHIERYLPYHLVLPRTDVFITNGGYNGVQQALSFGVPIIGAGATEDKPFVCARVAWSGTGIDLKTGNPTSEQIRDAVRLILSDSKYRERAKEMAKIFSQYNALGTTAKVIKSTIESSPWRAGKSQERETLPA, encoded by the coding sequence ATGAGCCGCATACTTGTATCCGTTACGCCCGCACCCGGGCACGTCAATCCTCTCCTCCTCATTGCAGAACATCTCAGCAAACAAGGACATGAGGTCATATTTAACAGCGCTGAAATTTTTAGAGAAAAAGCCGAAGCTGCAGGTCTGAACTTTGTTTCCCTCAACGGCAAGGCGAACTTCGACTATCGGCTCCTGCTTGAGATCTTCCCTGATCGAGCCACCAAAGAACCCGGACTGCCCCAGCTTAACTACGATATAGAACAGGTTTTCGTCGCCACAATTCCAGATCAATACGAAGGGGTCCAAAAGCTGATCGAAGAACTGGATGTCGATCTGGTTCTGACCGATCTCTGCTTCATGGGGAGCTTTCCTCTGATCCTTGGAACCAGTCCCAGACCTCCGATCGTTGGGTGCGGCATCATTCCATACTGGATGCGGCGGCCTGAAGTATCGCCATTTACAGGCCCGGATAGCACTCCGGAGGGTATGTTGCGCAATTTGGAACACAATCGTCAGTTTGAGGAAGGTCTGGCCGGGTCAACAGCCGCTTTGAATCAACTCCTGAGGGGTTACGGTATATCGACTTCAATCGATCTGGCTCTGGACGCTTCTTGCATGCTGCCGGATGTCTTTCTACAGTTTACGGCGGAAGAGTTTGAGTATCCGATCAAGGACAAACCGAAGAACCTTCAGTTTGTCGGTCCGCTTGTTCCAAAGCCCACCGATAGGGAAGAGCCCGAGTGGCTGAAAAGAATCGACGGCTCGAAGCCCGTTATCTTCGTGACGCAGGGAACGATTGCGAACTACGACTTCGGTCAGCTTGTCGGGCCCACCATCGCTGCACTGGCGGAGGAAAATGTCGAGGTGATCGTTACTGGCGGCGGTGTGGATATCACAGGCCTTGAGGTACCGCCCAACGTTCATATTGAGCGCTACCTTCCCTATCACCTGGTCCTGCCGAGGACAGACGTCTTTATCACCAATGGGGGATACAATGGCGTGCAGCAGGCGCTGAGCTTTGGCGTTCCGATCATCGGAGCCGGAGCGACTGAAGATAAGCCGTTTGTCTGTGCTCGTGTAGCGTGGTCAGGTACCGGCATTGATCTGAAAACCGGAAATCCCACATCGGAGCAGATACGGGATGCAGTTCGACTTATCTTGAGCGATAGCAAATATCGGGAGCGGGCAAAAGAGATGGCGAAGATTTTCTCCCAATACAACGCGCTCGGCACGACCGCCAAAGTGATTAAGTCGACCATTGAAAGCAGTCCATGGCGGGCTGGTAAGTCTCAGGAGAGAGAGACCTTACCGGCCTAG
- the ccsA gene encoding cytochrome c biogenesis protein CcsA yields MSLVWLKIAVLLYGIASLAVLPAVLYERPNWRYAALPAALLGLFFHSISLVQMLAAAHHLVPVEATEVQAVLALLLVMAFLLTAAVYRTLTMGVVLLPVATLLCLVPAFALGKSTLASPLLHSGWIWLHIALLLAAYAALILSLLASVLYLIQEKRLKSRSTKGPMSALPPLATTDAIVLKSLLFGLPCMTAGLLIGSLLAMQMYGSSYFHDPKVLLSFVMWLAYVAMIAIRRSAGLRGRRAVFLSAFVFFVMLAVWSANQFSSVHQFAVER; encoded by the coding sequence ATGTCTCTAGTCTGGCTCAAGATCGCGGTACTTCTGTACGGTATAGCCTCCCTGGCCGTACTGCCTGCGGTTCTGTACGAACGCCCCAATTGGAGATATGCCGCGCTTCCCGCGGCGCTGCTTGGGTTGTTTTTTCACTCCATCTCCCTGGTGCAGATGCTTGCAGCAGCCCACCACCTCGTCCCGGTGGAGGCGACCGAAGTCCAGGCCGTTCTGGCCTTGCTGCTCGTTATGGCATTCCTGTTGACTGCTGCTGTTTATCGCACTCTGACGATGGGAGTCGTCCTGCTGCCGGTGGCTACGCTGCTCTGTCTCGTGCCAGCCTTTGCACTGGGCAAAAGCACCCTGGCAAGCCCGCTTTTACATAGCGGTTGGATCTGGCTCCATATTGCCCTTCTTCTGGCGGCCTATGCTGCTCTGATACTTTCGCTCCTGGCGAGCGTGCTCTACCTGATTCAGGAGAAGCGACTTAAGTCGCGTTCCACCAAGGGCCCGATGAGCGCTCTGCCGCCGCTGGCGACGACGGACGCGATCGTGCTGAAGTCGCTCCTCTTTGGCCTGCCGTGCATGACGGCCGGGCTATTGATCGGTTCGCTTCTGGCCATGCAGATGTATGGTTCGTCGTATTTCCACGACCCCAAGGTCCTGCTCAGTTTTGTCATGTGGCTGGCGTATGTCGCCATGATCGCGATCCGGCGCAGCGCAGGTCTGCGCGGACGTCGCGCCGTGTTTCTCTCGGCCTTTGTTTTCTTTGTGATGCTGGCGGTGTGGAGCGCGAACCAGTTTTCCAGCGTGCATCAGTTTGCGGTGGAGCGATGA
- the hemA gene encoding glutamyl-tRNA reductase, with product MSLILLGVNHTTAPVEVRERLAIPADGLADATRSLLQHPGVREGLILSTCNRVEFVAEEDDANLPDLRKFLREYFSLQASAIEPHLYEFRERDAVRHLFRVASSLDSMVVGEPQILGQVKESYSVAREVGAVSKSLERLLQSAFTTAKKVRTETEIGSSSVSIASVAVDLAHRIFGSLEGRQVLLVGAGKMSLLAARHLMQQGATQILVANRTPERAQQLAAEFHGLAVPFADLQEHAPKADIIITSTGALGYVFTRAQAQAILHRRKGKPIFFIDIAVPRDVEPAANEVDGAFVYSIDDLQQVASANMVQRSAEAAAAEKIVSREVDRFQLRLQSLDAVPAIVAVQEFAEQMRQAELERARGRLASLSAEQAAAVDALTKSLVNKFLHRPMQGMREAARAGDGVALDTMRRVFSRGNEESLRNDEEI from the coding sequence ATGAGCTTGATCCTCCTTGGAGTCAATCACACCACAGCACCGGTTGAAGTTCGCGAACGTCTGGCCATTCCGGCGGACGGTCTGGCCGATGCTACGCGCAGCCTGCTGCAACATCCCGGCGTGCGCGAAGGCCTGATCCTTTCCACCTGCAATCGCGTGGAGTTTGTCGCGGAAGAGGACGACGCCAATCTTCCGGACCTGCGTAAGTTCTTGCGGGAGTACTTCTCTCTGCAGGCCTCTGCCATTGAGCCGCATCTCTATGAGTTTCGCGAGCGCGATGCCGTAAGACATCTCTTCCGCGTTGCCTCTTCTCTGGATTCCATGGTCGTCGGCGAACCGCAAATCCTGGGACAGGTGAAGGAGAGCTACAGCGTCGCCCGCGAGGTCGGCGCGGTCTCGAAGTCGCTCGAACGCCTCTTGCAGTCTGCGTTCACCACAGCGAAAAAGGTTCGTACAGAAACCGAGATCGGCTCGAGCAGCGTGTCCATCGCATCCGTCGCGGTGGATCTGGCGCATCGCATCTTCGGTTCGCTGGAGGGCCGGCAGGTGCTGCTCGTCGGTGCGGGGAAGATGAGCCTCCTCGCTGCGCGCCACCTGATGCAGCAGGGAGCCACGCAGATCCTGGTGGCGAACCGCACGCCCGAACGAGCGCAGCAGTTGGCGGCGGAGTTCCACGGTCTCGCGGTCCCGTTTGCAGATCTGCAGGAGCACGCCCCGAAAGCGGACATCATCATCACCTCCACCGGGGCTCTTGGCTATGTCTTTACGCGGGCTCAGGCGCAGGCAATTCTCCACCGTCGCAAGGGCAAGCCGATCTTCTTCATCGACATCGCCGTGCCGCGCGATGTCGAGCCAGCAGCCAACGAGGTCGACGGCGCCTTCGTGTACTCCATCGACGATCTGCAACAGGTGGCCTCGGCCAACATGGTGCAAAGGTCCGCGGAGGCTGCCGCAGCGGAAAAGATTGTCTCGCGCGAGGTCGATCGCTTCCAGCTGAGGCTGCAATCCCTCGATGCGGTTCCGGCGATCGTCGCCGTGCAGGAGTTCGCCGAGCAGATGAGGCAGGCCGAACTGGAACGCGCGCGAGGCCGCCTTGCTTCTCTTTCTGCAGAACAGGCTGCTGCTGTCGATGCTCTCACCAAGTCGCTGGTGAACAAGTTTTTGCATAGACCGATGCAGGGGATGCGTGAAGCAGCGCGCGCCGGAGATGGCGTTGCCCTGGATACGATGCGGCGCGTCTTCTCCCGTGGAAACGAAGAATCACTCAGGAACGATGAGGAGATCTAA
- the hemC gene encoding hydroxymethylbilane synthase gives MHLRLGSRGSQLALWQANHIAASLRGAGHTTKITIIRTTGDRMQDPAYVKENPVTPEMDAKGIFIKEIEEALLRGEIDLAVHSLKDLPTVMDPRFTLAAIPTRADARDALLSPEWVQLHTLPDGARVGTTSPRRKAQMLAHRPDLQFVEIRGNIDTRLRKLAAGQCDALVLACAGIDRLGARLLHPVDLDPAHPEHGRAPHVECVTHADHDHLEEHPTEHEPAGQVDWIRERFAADTMCPAPGQGALGVETLSDAPEVIAAVSALDDAETRYAVEAERWMLHALGGGCSLPVGAWCVDKRLTANVTAADGDEMLSSEISANEGESARSLGERVAADLVARGARELLQAYA, from the coding sequence ATGCATTTGAGACTTGGATCGCGCGGATCGCAGCTGGCGTTATGGCAGGCAAATCACATCGCCGCATCGCTTCGTGGAGCGGGACATACCACCAAGATCACCATTATCCGTACCACGGGCGATCGGATGCAGGACCCTGCCTATGTAAAGGAGAACCCAGTCACGCCGGAGATGGACGCAAAGGGCATCTTTATCAAAGAGATCGAAGAAGCGCTCCTGCGCGGCGAGATCGATCTTGCGGTGCATTCGCTGAAAGATCTGCCGACCGTGATGGATCCGCGTTTCACACTCGCCGCCATTCCTACACGTGCAGACGCTCGCGATGCTCTGCTGTCGCCCGAGTGGGTCCAGTTGCACACCTTGCCGGACGGAGCGCGCGTGGGCACCACGTCGCCGCGGCGCAAGGCACAGATGCTCGCGCATCGACCTGATCTGCAGTTCGTAGAAATCCGAGGAAACATCGATACACGCCTGCGCAAGCTGGCTGCCGGTCAATGCGACGCACTCGTTCTGGCCTGCGCTGGAATCGACCGTCTGGGCGCACGCTTGCTGCATCCGGTGGACCTCGATCCCGCACATCCCGAGCACGGCCGTGCACCGCACGTCGAGTGTGTGACGCATGCCGACCACGATCACCTGGAAGAGCACCCTACGGAGCATGAACCAGCCGGACAGGTTGACTGGATCCGCGAGCGCTTTGCTGCAGACACGATGTGTCCGGCTCCTGGTCAGGGTGCGCTCGGTGTGGAGACACTATCCGATGCCCCCGAAGTGATTGCGGCAGTCTCCGCGCTGGACGACGCAGAGACGCGCTACGCCGTGGAAGCCGAGCGCTGGATGCTGCATGCACTCGGTGGCGGATGCTCTCTTCCCGTAGGTGCGTGGTGCGTCGACAAAAGGCTGACCGCGAACGTGACCGCAGCCGACGGCGACGAGATGCTCTCTTCCGAAATTTCAGCAAACGAAGGCGAGTCGGCGCGTTCCCTCGGTGAGCGCGTGGCCGCCGATCTGGTCGCTCGTGGAGCGCGTGAGCTACTGCAGGCCTATGCCTGA
- a CDS encoding uroporphyrinogen-III synthase, whose amino-acid sequence MPDRKRILVTRAKHQASALADALAERGFEVVAIPAIEIVPPEDSYRALDWALRTVERFEWIVFTSANAVEVFASRLEFLDLPVPDTLQIAAIGQATARALTELGLQVDVIPPTAVAESLAEALAPHVADTHVLLIRAAEAREVLVPQLEAVGAKVTVAAAYRTVVPEDSAESLRTELGDIDAFTFTSASSVRNLGILLHSAEVTLPMEAVMASIGPVTSQAMRESGWEPTVEAQEASVAALAEALKVYFSNR is encoded by the coding sequence ATGCCTGACCGGAAACGCATTCTTGTCACACGCGCTAAACATCAGGCTTCTGCTCTGGCGGACGCGCTGGCGGAGCGCGGTTTCGAGGTCGTCGCAATCCCGGCGATTGAGATCGTTCCGCCTGAAGACAGCTATCGTGCGCTGGATTGGGCCCTGCGTACCGTGGAGCGGTTCGAATGGATCGTCTTTACCTCGGCCAATGCCGTCGAGGTCTTCGCGTCACGTCTTGAGTTCTTAGATTTACCGGTACCCGACACCTTGCAGATCGCTGCCATTGGGCAGGCCACGGCGCGTGCGCTGACCGAGCTTGGTCTGCAGGTCGATGTCATACCGCCGACTGCAGTCGCGGAATCGCTCGCCGAGGCGCTCGCTCCGCACGTCGCGGATACGCACGTGCTTCTCATACGCGCAGCCGAGGCGCGAGAGGTCTTGGTGCCGCAACTTGAAGCCGTGGGTGCAAAGGTGACCGTAGCCGCTGCGTATCGCACGGTTGTTCCAGAAGATTCTGCTGAGTCTCTGCGAACAGAACTCGGGGACATCGATGCCTTCACGTTCACCAGCGCCTCTTCCGTTCGCAACCTGGGCATACTGCTGCACAGCGCGGAGGTCACACTCCCGATGGAAGCCGTGATGGCCTCCATCGGCCCTGTCACTTCGCAGGCGATGCGCGAATCCGGTTGGGAACCGACCGTAGAGGCGCAGGAGGCCAGCGTGGCCGCGTTAGCGGAAGCCTTGAAGGTTTACTTCAGCAACCGCTAG